In Lolium rigidum isolate FL_2022 chromosome 3, APGP_CSIRO_Lrig_0.1, whole genome shotgun sequence, the genomic window TACCTCCGGGAGCTCGAAAGGATGACTAATCTCCTGGGAGGGTTCAGCCTGGTGGACCTGTTCCCGTCGTCTCTGCTGGTGCGGTGGCTGAGCGGCAGCGAGCGCGACATGAGGAGGAGCGTGGGCCGGGTGCACAGAATTCTGGGAGACATCATCGATAAGCGCAAGGAGAAGAAACCAAGCACCTCTGCTGCCATAAGAGACGACGAGGACCTGCTGGACGTGCTCCTCAGGCTGCAGAAGGAAGACACTCTCCGCATACCCCTGACGTCGGAGATCATCAGCGCCGTCCTCTTCGTAAGCGAACTCTTCCTCTCATAGTATCACATTGGAACATCCATTGAAGCTTCCAGAATATATATCAGTATCATGATTCCAGGACATATTTGGAGCTGCTACCGACACCACCGCTGTTACGTTAGAATGGGCCATGGCAGAGCTCATCCGCAACCCGCACGTGATGGCAAGGGCGAAACTCGAAGTCCGAGAGAGGCTCGGAAAGGGAAGATCCACGGTCACGAGCGCAGACCTCGGCGACCTCCGCTACCTCCGGATGGTTATCAAGGAGACGCTAAGGCTTCACCCCGCCTCGGCGCTCATCCACCGGTCGAGCCAGCAGAATTGCCAGGTCATGGGCTACGACATACCCAAGGGCACCACTTTCACGATAAACGCCTTCGCGGTAGGGAGGGACCCGACGCACTGGGGGAAGGACGCGGCCGATTTCTTGCCGGAGAGGTTCGAGGAGAGCGGCGCCAGCAGCGTAGAGTACAAGCAGGGGACGCAGATGGAGTTCATCCCGTTTGGAGCGGGCCGTAGGCAGTGCCCAGGAGCCCtgttcgccaccaccaccatcgagtTCGTGCTGGCTAACCTCTTGTACCACTTCGACTGGGCGGTTCCGGACGGGGCGGGCCCGGACGCGCTGGACATGAGCGAGGTGTTTGGGATCGTCTTGCGCCCCAAGTCCAGCCTCTGCGCGGAGGCGGTCAGAAGCTCGCACTCTGCAGAAGCACTAGTGTGCGTGTCTTAGAAATGGCAGCTAACATCCCAGAACCTTTACTAGTTGGGCAAACCGTAATAATACATAAAAGTATAGTGTCCATCCTTTCATATCTTTCAACTATGTACTCCATCAATTCATATGTAATACTTTGAGATGTAATAATACTCTGAACCTATGAAATTATGCCATAAAGCAATTGTGTGCATAGAGGATGAGACTATGCTCCGTCccaatttcgaaaaaaaaactccGTCAATTCATTGGTATCCTTTAAGATTGTGTTAACAAGAGAGGCTCTTCTCTATTCATTCTCAAACATCACTGAAACTTGTTCAGTCGTGTTAGGTTTTGCTCTCCATCAACCCCTTCCTTTTACAGGTCACATGGGTTTAGGCCTCTTGGGCCAGAAATTTGTTCAGTGTTCAACACTCCCTCTCAAAATAAGTGGTAGACACCTATCAATCCCCCATCTTGTCACATGCCAAGTTACAGTCCTTTGTCTCCAGCCCCTTTGTCAAACAATCTGCAATCTACTGTCCAAAGCTGACATGAGTAAGGTTGATGATCCCATCATCGAGTTTCTCCTTGATGAAGAAACGATTaatttctacatgttttatcctatCATACTGAACTGAATTGTTTGCAATACTTATGGCTGACTGATTGTCAGACCACATTCTCAAGGGTCCCTTCCTCGGAACTTTTAACTCACTCAGAAGGTACTTTACCGAGAGCATCTCACTCACCCCTTGAGATAAAGCTCTATATTCAGCTTATGTCGTTGATCTAGACACAACTATTTATTTTCTTGCTTCTCCATGAGATCATATTTTCTCCGACAAACTCACAATAGCCCAAcgttgatcttctatcatcttgacaATCATCCCAATTAGAATCACTAAAGCCATCCACCTCAAGATGTCCGCTCTTTGCAAACCACAACCCCTTTCCCGGTGTCCCCTTTAGGTATCTGAAGATTTTGTGCACTATATCAAGATGTCCACTTCTTTGCCCATGCATGTATCTGCTCACACGTCGGGT contains:
- the LOC124698626 gene encoding desmethyl-deoxy-podophyllotoxin synthase-like, with protein sequence MDMEQLSYGSFGSIAIATILFSLVLRLALGGKDTGVKLPPGPWNLPVIGSLHHLASTKLLAHRALLSLSRRHGPLMLLKLGEVSTVIASTPEAAMEVLKTNDLALAIRPSGPTVDAISSGGKGLIFAPYGEHWRQMRKVCIVELLGTRQVWRIESIIQDEVAYLVESVAAAPSVVKLGEALAQLTSNVIARAAFGSKCPQQEEYLRELERMTNLLGGFSLVDLFPSSLLVRWLSGSERDMRRSVGRVHRILGDIIDKRKEKKPSTSAAIRDDEDLLDVLLRLQKEDTLRIPLTSEIISAVLFDIFGAATDTTAVTLEWAMAELIRNPHVMARAKLEVRERLGKGRSTVTSADLGDLRYLRMVIKETLRLHPASALIHRSSQQNCQVMGYDIPKGTTFTINAFAVGRDPTHWGKDAADFLPERFEESGASSVEYKQGTQMEFIPFGAGRRQCPGALFATTTIEFVLANLLYHFDWAVPDGAGPDALDMSEVFGIVLRPKSSLCAEAVRSSHSAEALVCVS